One genomic segment of Pseudonocardia sp. T1-2H includes these proteins:
- a CDS encoding GDP-L-fucose synthase family protein, which yields MIDRQSRVYVAGHRGLAGSAIWRALTDAGYGDLVGARSSEVDLRDRAATFDFLLSTRPDVVVLAAARVGGIVANNTYPAEFLSENLQIQVNVMDAAQAAGVQRLLFLGSSCIYPKFAEQPIRESSLLTGALEPTNDAYAVAKIAGIMQVQAHRRQYGVRWISAMPTNLYGPGDNFDPENSHVLPALIRRFHEAVETGAEKVVLWGSGTPRREFLHVDDLGRAIVRLLDVYDEPETINVGLGEDVTIRELAETVADVVGFTGEIVQDTSRPDGTPRKLLDVSRLKALGWEPQIPLREGIESTYQWFLEHRTEARL from the coding sequence ATGATCGATCGACAGTCCCGGGTGTACGTCGCGGGGCATCGGGGTCTCGCAGGTTCGGCGATCTGGAGAGCGCTGACGGACGCGGGCTACGGCGACCTGGTAGGTGCACGGTCGTCTGAGGTGGACCTGCGGGACCGCGCCGCGACGTTCGACTTCCTTCTGTCGACACGCCCGGATGTGGTGGTGCTTGCGGCGGCGCGGGTCGGGGGCATTGTCGCGAACAACACCTACCCCGCTGAGTTCCTCTCCGAGAACCTGCAGATCCAGGTCAACGTGATGGACGCGGCGCAGGCAGCCGGCGTGCAGCGACTGCTGTTCCTCGGGTCGTCGTGCATCTACCCGAAGTTCGCGGAGCAGCCGATCCGGGAGTCGAGTCTGCTCACCGGGGCTCTGGAGCCGACCAACGACGCGTACGCGGTCGCGAAGATCGCAGGGATCATGCAGGTCCAGGCGCACCGGCGGCAGTACGGGGTGCGGTGGATCTCGGCGATGCCGACGAACCTCTACGGGCCCGGCGACAACTTCGACCCGGAGAACTCCCACGTGCTGCCGGCGCTGATCCGGCGGTTCCACGAGGCGGTCGAGACCGGCGCCGAGAAGGTAGTGCTGTGGGGGAGCGGCACCCCGCGACGGGAGTTCCTGCACGTCGACGACCTCGGACGCGCGATCGTCCGCCTGCTCGACGTGTACGACGAGCCGGAGACGATCAACGTCGGGCTCGGGGAGGACGTCACGATCCGTGAGCTCGCCGAGACCGTCGCGGACGTCGTCGGCTTCACCGGCGAGATCGTGCAGGACACCTCGCGGCCGGACGGGACGCCTCGGAAGCTGCTCGACGTCTCGCGTCTCAAGGCGTTGGGGTGGGAGCCCCAGATCCCGCTGCGCGAGGGGATCGAGAGCACGTACCAGTGGTTCCTCGAGCATCGCACCGAAGCCCGGTTGTAG
- a CDS encoding zinc ribbon domain-containing protein has protein sequence MTAAVVAVLVLAGAGGAAWYFTPRDDTTAVPAPIAPAAPSPTGADQGVAPAPALLDVQVASDRSVAESVVGSWLPRIAARQAGLVENGTYDDARILQEFQDLERTYPDAILVRSDDYPTFRRPGFWVVLVATPHSTAAQVNAWCDANGFDKGDCFAKRLSHTEGPQGNTVAR, from the coding sequence GTGACGGCCGCGGTCGTCGCGGTCCTCGTGCTCGCCGGTGCCGGAGGAGCGGCCTGGTACTTCACGCCACGCGACGACACCACCGCGGTCCCGGCGCCGATCGCGCCCGCGGCGCCCTCCCCGACCGGCGCGGACCAGGGCGTCGCGCCGGCGCCCGCCTTGCTCGACGTCCAGGTCGCGTCGGACCGGTCGGTCGCCGAGTCGGTCGTCGGCTCTTGGCTGCCCCGGATCGCGGCGAGACAGGCCGGTCTCGTGGAAAACGGGACCTACGACGACGCGCGGATCCTGCAGGAGTTCCAGGACCTCGAGCGGACCTATCCCGACGCGATCCTGGTGCGCTCGGACGACTACCCGACCTTCAGACGCCCGGGGTTCTGGGTGGTCCTGGTCGCGACGCCGCACTCCACCGCCGCGCAGGTGAACGCCTGGTGCGACGCGAACGGGTTCGACAAGGGCGACTGCTTCGCCAAGCGGCTCTCGCACACCGAGGGTCCGCAGGGCAACACCGTGGCGCGGTGA
- a CDS encoding HNH endonuclease signature motif containing protein: MTDHWHSTPEELLLAAGAAQRSINAMFAEMFEIVAELESRGIAEARGFRDTADLLVATQNVSPSAARFRSRAAVATASTRTLLGEAVPAELSAVAAALQEAAISVEHVAVIQRTLTSLPPHLEAHRPALEADLVDFSRTLDPDAVAKLGKNALALLDPDGPRPRDGAPTRTRLTFRPRGDGFEAKGWFDQESAAIVRTALSPLTRPTRPTCESEGCSQDCEVAERDQRSTAERTGDGLVELARRAMTQGALGVEGGIRPQVTVTVPLQVLQSGSGAGLIGFGQGTRQGIVSAEDARRWACDPVLVPVVLCDTTGEPLAVGREKRLATRAMRRALAQRDGGCAFPGCDAPPQWCDAHHVTHWADGGATEVGNLVLLCGRHHRLVHKQGWTITMAGGFPVFEPPYWIPGGPRRNMIHRPDLVGAALLTRERPPPRVVELVLD, encoded by the coding sequence GTGACCGATCACTGGCACTCCACTCCCGAGGAGCTCCTCCTCGCGGCCGGTGCTGCTCAGCGGTCGATCAACGCGATGTTCGCGGAGATGTTCGAGATCGTCGCGGAACTCGAGTCCCGCGGGATCGCGGAGGCGAGGGGTTTCCGGGACACGGCGGATCTGCTGGTCGCCACCCAGAACGTGTCGCCGTCCGCAGCGAGGTTCCGGAGCCGGGCCGCCGTTGCCACCGCGTCCACGCGAACGTTGCTGGGCGAGGCCGTACCGGCCGAGCTGTCCGCCGTCGCCGCCGCGCTTCAGGAAGCGGCCATCTCCGTCGAGCACGTCGCCGTCATCCAACGGACGCTGACATCGCTGCCGCCGCACCTGGAGGCGCACCGGCCGGCGCTCGAGGCCGACCTGGTCGACTTCTCGCGCACCCTGGATCCGGACGCCGTCGCGAAGCTGGGCAAGAACGCGCTCGCGCTCCTGGACCCGGACGGACCGCGCCCGCGGGACGGCGCGCCGACGCGCACCCGGCTCACGTTCCGCCCGCGAGGCGACGGATTCGAGGCCAAGGGCTGGTTCGACCAGGAATCTGCCGCGATCGTCCGCACGGCGCTCTCCCCGCTGACCAGGCCGACCAGACCCACCTGCGAGTCCGAAGGCTGCTCGCAGGACTGCGAGGTCGCCGAACGGGACCAGCGATCCACGGCCGAACGGACCGGGGACGGGCTCGTCGAACTCGCCCGGCGGGCGATGACCCAAGGCGCGCTCGGGGTCGAGGGCGGGATCCGGCCGCAGGTCACGGTCACCGTGCCGCTGCAGGTCCTGCAGTCCGGAAGCGGTGCCGGCCTGATCGGGTTCGGCCAGGGGACGCGGCAGGGGATCGTGTCGGCGGAGGACGCGCGGCGCTGGGCGTGCGACCCGGTGCTCGTGCCCGTGGTCCTCTGCGACACCACCGGTGAACCGCTGGCCGTGGGCCGCGAGAAGCGCCTGGCCACCCGCGCGATGCGCCGGGCACTGGCCCAGCGTGACGGCGGGTGCGCCTTCCCGGGCTGCGATGCGCCTCCGCAGTGGTGCGATGCGCACCACGTGACCCACTGGGCGGACGGAGGAGCCACCGAGGTCGGCAACCTGGTACTCCTGTGCGGCCGCCACCACCGGCTGGTCCACAAACAGGGCTGGACGATCACGATGGCCGGCGGGTTCCCGGTGTTCGAGCCGCCGTACTGGATACCGGGCGGACCACGCCGGAACATGATCCACCGACCGGACCTGGTCGGCGCGGCGCTCCTGACGCGGGAACGACCACCACCTCGAGTGGTGGAGCTCGTACTCGATTGA